TCACCGTCGAGTAGTCGTCCCCGCCGAGGCCCCTCCGTCCCCGGGCGGAGGGGCCTCCGCATGTCCGGACCTGGCGCGCTCATCGGCCCAGCACGATCCGGGCCATCCCGTCCAGCGCCGGGTTGTCCGGGTCCCAGTAGCCGGTGTGGCCGTGCCGGCCGCTGGGGAAGCGCCGGCCGCCGAAGCCGGGATCGGTCGGATCCCGGCCGAACCACAGCTCGTGGTCGTCGGGCAGCACCGCCGCCAGCGGGCCGAGCGGCGTCCCGGCCAGGACCGCCCGGGGGGCCAGCTCCGCCGGCGGCCGGGCCAGCCGGATCACGTCGTCCGGCGCGGTCGCCGACCAGACCTGGCCGGGCGGCATCCGCAGCTCGGTGGCGTGGTCGACGCCGACGCCGGGCGAGCCGACGAAGACCAGCGCGTCGGCGCTCAGCCCGTGGTCGCGGGCGGCGCTGCCGACCACCAGCGCGCCGTAGCTGTGGCCGAGCACGGTCTGCCGGGCCGGCGGACCCTCGTGCGAGGCGCGCAGCCCCTCCTGGAAGCGGTGCAGGGCCGGCCCGGCGTCCTCGGCCTGCCGGGAACGGGACGCCTCGTCCAGGAAGTCCGGGGCGTCGTAGTCCAGCCAGAGCACCGCCGCCGCCTCGTCGGCCGGGGCGACCGCCGCGCACCGCTCCAGCACCCGGCCGGCCCGGCCCAGCTCGCCGGGGGCGTCGGCGAGGTCCGCGGTCATCCCCGGCACGTACGTCAGCACCGCGCCGGCCCGGTCGGGGTTGCCCAACGCCACCACCGCCCGCCCGTCCCCGGTCGGGTCGAGCCCGAGCAGGTACGCCCGGGGCGCCCCCGGCGAGGCCAGCCGCTCGCCGAGCTCGTCGAGGCCGCGCAGGGACGCCTGCACCCGGCGGAGCCGGGTCAGCCGGAGCAGCTCGGCCGGACCCGGCGGCAGCGGGCGCAGCAGGCGGCGGCGCAGGGTCAGCAGCTCCGCCCGCCGCTCGGCCAGCAGCAGGCGGTTGGCCTGGTCGCGGGCCGCCACCGGCACCCCGTCGAGGCCGCCCACCCGGGCCGGCTCGTGGCGGACCAGCCAGCGGCGCTCGGCCGGGGTGAGCCCGGCCCACCAGCGGCTCACCTCGGCCGGGCCGGCACCCGGCGGGGGCCGCCAGGCGGGCCGGACGCTCAGCCAGCCGGTGACCGCCGCCGTCGCCAGCCCGGTCAACCGGGCGGCCGCCTCCCCGTCGGCCGCGCCGGCCAGCGCCAGCGCACCGCGGATCTCGGCGGCCACCCGGGCCATCCCGGGACCGACCTGGGCGACGGGGCGGGGGCGGGCCGGATCCGGGCGTACCGTGCCCGCCCGGTCCACCAGCAGGCCGCCGGCGTCGGCATCGGCCACCGCGGCGGCGAGCCGGGCCTTGGCCACCCGCAGCCGGGCGGCGAGGTCGGCGAGCGCCTGGTCGACCTCCACCAGCGCGGGCAGCACGTCGGTGAGGGTGTCCCGCAGCGCGCCGATGCGCCCCCGGGCGGCCGTGGCCGCCCCACCGGACCAGCCGGGGCGCAGGGCGGCGGCCCGGGCGGCCAGCCCGTCGGCCCACTGCCGGACCGGTCCGGTGAGCCCGCCCCAGGCCGCCCCGGCGCCGGCCCAGGCCCCCGGGTCGGCCCGCCAGAGCTGCGCGTACCCGACCGGTTGCGGCGCCTCCGGGCGGCCCGCCGGTCGCCGGCCGCGGACGGCCGCCGGGCGGCCCGCGGTCGCTGGTGCGCGGCCGGGTCCCGTCCCCGCGGGCGGCGCGGCGCGGGCCGGGGAGGTGCGCGGATGCCCGCTCACCGGACCACCCCGGCCAGCCGCGCGGCGGCCCGCTCGTCCACCGCCTCGTAGCCGTCGGCGGCGCCGCGGACCGCCTCGGCGGTCGCCGCCATTCCGGCGGCCAGGGTGCCGCACCAGTGCTGCACGGCCGCCTCCAGCTCGGCCAGGGCGGTCCCGGCCCGCCAGCCGTCGGCCGGCACCAGCAGCCCCGGGGCGGCGGCCAGCCCGTGCGCCAGCCGGTACGCGTCGTCGCCCAGCTCCCGGGCCACCCCACGCAGCAGCTCCGGCTCGACGGTGAACGGCTCCTCGGACATCGGCGCACCCCCACGGGACGGGCCGCCGGCGGGTGACGCCGGCGGCGGACGACCGTCCGCCCGGCGGCGCGGCGGAACGGACACCGGGGACGTTAGGCGCCCCGGGCGCGCCGGCACCGGCCCTGTGGACAACCGACGGTCGCCGCACCGCGCCGTTGTCCACAGGCGTTGTCCACGGCCGCATCCGCTGACTAATGTGCGGCCGCGACCGCCGGTAGGGTGAGTTCGTGATCGTGGCTGTCGGCATCGATGTCGTGCTGGTGGACCGGTTCGCCCGGGCCCTGGAGCGGACGCCGCTGCTTTCCGACCGCCTCTTCACCGAGGCGGAGCGCTACACCCGCGCCGGCAACCCGCGCTCGTCCGAGTCGATGGCCGCCCGCTTCGCGGCCAAGGAGGCGGTGGCCAAGGCGCTCGGCGCGCCGGCCGGGCTGAGCTGGCACGACTGCGAGGTCGTGCCGGACCCGGACGGCCGGCCCTGGCTGACCGTCTCCGGCACGGTGGCCGCCGCGGCGGCGGAACGTGGGATCAACCGCTGGCATCTGTCGTTGTCGCACGACGGCGGGATCGCGTCGGCGATGGTGGTCGCGGAACGCTGAGCTGACCGGTGGGCCGGCCGGCCCACCGGGGACGAACGGACTGGACGGGGTGGCATGAGACCGGTGTGGCGGGTCGCGGACGTACGCGCGGCGGAGGCGGGCCTGATGGCCACGCTCCCGCCCGGGACGCTGATGCAGCGGGCCGCCGCCGGGCTGGCCCGCCGCTGCGCGCTGCTGCTCGGCGACCGGGGCGGCGTCTACGGCGCCCGGGTGCTGCTGCTGGTCGGCTCCGGCGACAACGGCGGCGACACCCTCTACGCGGGTGCCCACCTGGCCCGCCGGGGCGCCGCGGTGGCCGCCCTGCTGCTCTCCCCGGGCCGGGCGCACGCCGAGGGGCTGGCCGCGCTGCGGGCCGCCGGCGGGCGGGTGGTCGACCGACCGCCGGCCGTGGTGGACCTGGTGCTCGACGGCATCGTCGGAATCGGCGGCACCGGCGGGCTGCGGGAGACCGCCGACCAGCTCGCCGCGAGCCTGGCCGAGCGCAGCGGGCGGGACGGCACCCGGGCCACCGTGGTGGCGGTGGACGTGCCGAGCGGCGTCGCGGTGGACACCGGGCACGTGCCGCTCACCGCGTCCGGCCGGCCCTGCGCGGTCCGCGCCGACGTGACGGTGGCCTTCGGCGCGCTCAAGCCGGCCCTGGTGGTCGGCCCGGCCGCCGCGCTCGCCGGGCACGTCGAGTTGGTCGACATCGGGTTGGCGCCGTGGCTGCGCGGGACGCCGGCGCTGCGCGTCGTCGAGTGGTCGGACGTGGTCGACTGGTGGCCCCGGCCCGGCCCGTCGTCGGAGAAGTACAGCCGGGGCGTGGTGGGGCTGGCAACCGGTTCGGCCCGCTACCCGGGCGCGGCCGTGCTGTCGGTGGGCGGCGCGCTGGCCGGCCCCACCGGCATGGTCCGCTACGCGGGCGGCGCCCGGGAGGAGGTGCTGCACCACCACCCGTCGGTGGTCGCGGCCGACCGGGTCGCCGACGCCGGCCGGGTGCAGGCGTGGGTCTGCGGCTCCGGGCTGGGCACCGGCGAGGAGGCGGCGGCCGAGCTGCGCGCGGTGCTCGCCGCGCCGGTGCCGGTGGTGCTCGACGCCGACGCGCTGACCCTGCTGGTCGACGGCAAGATGGCGGACCGGCTGCGGGACCGGGACGCGCCGATCGTGGTGACCCCGCACGACCGCGAGTACGCCCGGCTCTGCGGCGAGACCCCCGGCGCGGACCGGGCGGCGGCCGCGCTGCGGCTGGCCGCCTGGATGAACGCGGTGGTGCTGCTCAAGGGCGACCGGACGATCATCGCCACCCCCGACGGCCGGGCGTACGTCAACCCGACCGGCACTTCGGCACTGGCCACCGGGGGCACCGGCGACGTGCTGGCCGGGCTGCTCGGCTCGCTGCTCGCCGCCGGGCTGCCGGCCGAGCGGGCGGCCGCCGCGGCGGCGTACCTGCACGGGTTGGCCGGCCGGGAGGCGACCCGCGGCGGGCCGGTGACCGCGCCCGACGTGGCGACCGCGCTCCGCCCGGTGATCGCCCAGCTGGGCTGACCCGGCGCGGGACGGCGGGTTCCGCGGCCCGGGCCGGCCGGGCGGCTCGCGGCCACGGTGATCACCGACGGAAGTAGGCTGGGGGCATGTGGCAGTCGGAGGTGCGCGTCGACCTGGACGCGATCCGGGAGAACGTCGCCCGGCTCAAGTCGGGCACCAGCGCCGAGCTGATGGCGGTGGTGAAGGCCGACGGATACGGCCACGGCATGGTCCCGGCGGCCCGCGCGGCGCTGGACGCCGGCGCGGACTGGCTCGGGGTCTGCACCCTCGACGAGGCGCTCGCCCTGCGCCAGGAGGGGGTAACCGCGCCGGTGCTGGCCTGGCTGCTCGACCCGGGCCTGCCGCTGCACGACGGGGTCGCCGTCGGCGTCGACCTGGGCTGCGCCAGCCTCGCCCAGCTCGACGAGATGATCGAGGCGGGCCGCCGGGCGGACCGCCCGGCCCGGCTGCACCTGAAGATCGACACCGGGCTGTCGCGCGGCGGGGCGACCGTCGCCGACTGGCCCGCCCTGCTGGAGGCCGCCGCGAAGGCCCAGGCCGACGGCCTGGTCGAGGTGGTCGGGGTGTGGAGCCACTTCGTGTACGCGGACTCGCCCGGACACCCCACCACCGACCGGCAGCTCGCCGTGTTCCACGAGGGGCTGGAGATGGTGGAGCGGGCCGGCCTGCGCCCCCGCTACCGGCACCTGGCCAACTCGGCCGCCACGCTGACCCGCCCGGACACCCACTTCGACCTGGTCCGCCCCGGCCTGGCCGTCTACGGCCTCTCGCCGATCGAGGGCGAGCAGTTCGGCCTGCGCCCGGCGATGACCGCCCGGGCCCGGGTGATGTTGACCAAGCGGGTCCCGGCGGGCACCGGCGTCTCGTACGGCCACACCTACCTCACCGAGCAGGAGGCCAACCTTGCCGTCGTCCCGCTCGGCTACGCCGACGGGGTGCCCCGGCACGCCTCGAACACCGGCCCGGTGCAGCTCGGCGGGAAGCGGCGGAGCATCTCCGGCCGGGTCTGCATGGACCAGTTCGTGGTCGACTGCGGCGACGACGAGGTGGCCGCCGGGGACGTGGCGACCCTCTTCGGCAGCGGCGCCGACGGCGAGCCGACCGCCGACGACTGGGCCGCGGCGGTCGGCACCATCAACTACGAGATCGTGACCCGGTTCGGTGGCGTCCGGGTGCCCCGCGTCTACGACGGCGAGCGGCCGTGAGCCGAGGCTTCCGCGTTCCCCGGCCGCGGACCGCCGCCGGCAAGGTGGCCGGGGTGGTCGGTGCCGCCGTCGGCGTCGCCGCCGCCGGGCTCGCCGCGGGCGTGGTGAGCGAGCGCGTCCTGGTCCGCCGGCTCCGGAACGACCCCACCGACCCGTACGCCCGCGAGGTCTTCGGCGAGCAGCGGTACGACGAGGCGTACCTGTTGGAGATGCCGGACGGCACCGACATCCACGTGGAGGTGGTCGAGCCGACCCGGCCGGTCGCCGGGCACCCGACGGTGCTGCTGGTGCACGGCTTCTGCCTGGACATGGGGACGTTCCACTTCCAGCGCAAGCTGCTCGCCGCGCGCGGCGACTACCGGGTCGTCGCCTACGACCAGCCCGGGCACGGCCGCTCCGGGAAGCTGGAGACGGGCGACTACGACCTGGCCACGCTGGGCCGGACGCTGCGCCGGGTGATCGACCGGGTGGCCCCCGAGGGGCCGCTGGTGCTGGTCGGGCACTCGATGGGCGGCATGACGATCATGGCGTTGGCCGAGCTCTACCCGGAGCTCTTCGGCGACCGGGTGGTCGGCACGGTGCTGATGGCCACCTCGGGCGGCCTGCTCGCCGAGACCAAGCTGGTGGCCCCCGCGCTGCTCGGCCGGGTCGGCGCGCCGGTGCTCTACATGATGAGCAACGCCACCCGGTACGGCGGCACGGTGATCGACAAGGCCCGCAAGTCGACCACCAACGTCGCCTGGCTGCTCACCCGCAGGTACGGCTTCGGCACCGCCAAGCCCAGCCCGGCCCTTGTCTCGTACGTCGAGACGATGAACTCGCGGACCTCGGCCGACACGGTCACCCGCTACCTGCGTACCCTGGCCACCCACTCCCGGTTCCCCGCGCTGGCCGCGCTGGCCGGCACGCCGGTGCTGGTGATCGTGGGGGACAAGGACATGATCACCCCGGTGACCCACTCCGAGGAGATCGTCCGGCGGCTGCCGCACGCCGAGTTCGTCAAGATCCACGACAGCGGACACGTGGTGATGCTGGAGCACGCCGACGAGGTGAATGCGGCCCTGGAACGTTTCCTGGGGTCGCTGTGACCGTCATGGTCGAGCTGAAGACGGTCGACGACACCCGCGAGTTCGGCCGCCGGCTGGCCGGGGTGCTGCACGCCGGGGACCTGCTGCTGCTCAGCGGCCCGCTGGGGGCCGGCAAGACCGCGCTGACCCAGGGCATCGGCGCCGGCCTCGGCGTACGCGGCGACATCACCTCGCCGACCTTCGTGATCGCCCGGGTGCACCGGCCGGACCCGGCCCGGGGCGGGCGGGTGAGCCTGGTGCACGCCGACGCGTACCGGCTGGGGGAGTCGGCCGACCCGCGCGCCGAGATCGACGACCTGGACCTGGACGCCTCGGTGGACGAGGCGGTCACCGTGGTCGAGTGGGGCGAGGGCATGGTCGAGCAGCTGGTCGACGCCCACCTGCGGGTGCTGATCGACCGGCGGGAGG
This sequence is a window from Micromonospora sp. NBRC 110009. Protein-coding genes within it:
- a CDS encoding alpha/beta hydrolase — its product is MSGHPRTSPARAAPPAGTGPGRAPATAGRPAAVRGRRPAGRPEAPQPVGYAQLWRADPGAWAGAGAAWGGLTGPVRQWADGLAARAAALRPGWSGGAATAARGRIGALRDTLTDVLPALVEVDQALADLAARLRVAKARLAAAVADADAGGLLVDRAGTVRPDPARPRPVAQVGPGMARVAAEIRGALALAGAADGEAAARLTGLATAAVTGWLSVRPAWRPPPGAGPAEVSRWWAGLTPAERRWLVRHEPARVGGLDGVPVAARDQANRLLLAERRAELLTLRRRLLRPLPPGPAELLRLTRLRRVQASLRGLDELGERLASPGAPRAYLLGLDPTGDGRAVVALGNPDRAGAVLTYVPGMTADLADAPGELGRAGRVLERCAAVAPADEAAAVLWLDYDAPDFLDEASRSRQAEDAGPALHRFQEGLRASHEGPPARQTVLGHSYGALVVGSAARDHGLSADALVFVGSPGVGVDHATELRMPPGQVWSATAPDDVIRLARPPAELAPRAVLAGTPLGPLAAVLPDDHELWFGRDPTDPGFGGRRFPSGRHGHTGYWDPDNPALDGMARIVLGR
- a CDS encoding type VII secretion target; translated protein: MSEEPFTVEPELLRGVARELGDDAYRLAHGLAAAPGLLVPADGWRAGTALAELEAAVQHWCGTLAAGMAATAEAVRGAADGYEAVDERAAARLAGVVR
- a CDS encoding holo-ACP synthase — protein: MIVAVGIDVVLVDRFARALERTPLLSDRLFTEAERYTRAGNPRSSESMAARFAAKEAVAKALGAPAGLSWHDCEVVPDPDGRPWLTVSGTVAAAAAERGINRWHLSLSHDGGIASAMVVAER
- a CDS encoding NAD(P)H-hydrate dehydratase, which encodes MRPVWRVADVRAAEAGLMATLPPGTLMQRAAAGLARRCALLLGDRGGVYGARVLLLVGSGDNGGDTLYAGAHLARRGAAVAALLLSPGRAHAEGLAALRAAGGRVVDRPPAVVDLVLDGIVGIGGTGGLRETADQLAASLAERSGRDGTRATVVAVDVPSGVAVDTGHVPLTASGRPCAVRADVTVAFGALKPALVVGPAAALAGHVELVDIGLAPWLRGTPALRVVEWSDVVDWWPRPGPSSEKYSRGVVGLATGSARYPGAAVLSVGGALAGPTGMVRYAGGAREEVLHHHPSVVAADRVADAGRVQAWVCGSGLGTGEEAAAELRAVLAAPVPVVLDADALTLLVDGKMADRLRDRDAPIVVTPHDREYARLCGETPGADRAAAALRLAAWMNAVVLLKGDRTIIATPDGRAYVNPTGTSALATGGTGDVLAGLLGSLLAAGLPAERAAAAAAYLHGLAGREATRGGPVTAPDVATALRPVIAQLG
- the alr gene encoding alanine racemase; the encoded protein is MWQSEVRVDLDAIRENVARLKSGTSAELMAVVKADGYGHGMVPAARAALDAGADWLGVCTLDEALALRQEGVTAPVLAWLLDPGLPLHDGVAVGVDLGCASLAQLDEMIEAGRRADRPARLHLKIDTGLSRGGATVADWPALLEAAAKAQADGLVEVVGVWSHFVYADSPGHPTTDRQLAVFHEGLEMVERAGLRPRYRHLANSAATLTRPDTHFDLVRPGLAVYGLSPIEGEQFGLRPAMTARARVMLTKRVPAGTGVSYGHTYLTEQEANLAVVPLGYADGVPRHASNTGPVQLGGKRRSISGRVCMDQFVVDCGDDEVAAGDVATLFGSGADGEPTADDWAAAVGTINYEIVTRFGGVRVPRVYDGERP
- a CDS encoding alpha/beta fold hydrolase codes for the protein MSRGFRVPRPRTAAGKVAGVVGAAVGVAAAGLAAGVVSERVLVRRLRNDPTDPYAREVFGEQRYDEAYLLEMPDGTDIHVEVVEPTRPVAGHPTVLLVHGFCLDMGTFHFQRKLLAARGDYRVVAYDQPGHGRSGKLETGDYDLATLGRTLRRVIDRVAPEGPLVLVGHSMGGMTIMALAELYPELFGDRVVGTVLMATSGGLLAETKLVAPALLGRVGAPVLYMMSNATRYGGTVIDKARKSTTNVAWLLTRRYGFGTAKPSPALVSYVETMNSRTSADTVTRYLRTLATHSRFPALAALAGTPVLVIVGDKDMITPVTHSEEIVRRLPHAEFVKIHDSGHVVMLEHADEVNAALERFLGSL
- the tsaE gene encoding tRNA (adenosine(37)-N6)-threonylcarbamoyltransferase complex ATPase subunit type 1 TsaE, with amino-acid sequence MVELKTVDDTREFGRRLAGVLHAGDLLLLSGPLGAGKTALTQGIGAGLGVRGDITSPTFVIARVHRPDPARGGRVSLVHADAYRLGESADPRAEIDDLDLDASVDEAVTVVEWGEGMVEQLVDAHLRVLIDRREDDTRVVTLEPVGGDWAARLATLD